The Solanum pennellii chromosome 7, SPENNV200 DNA segment TTGCCTGACATTTTACGTAAAGCTTGACTCATCAGGCGTGCTTGTAAACCCATTTGCTGCATCCCGATTTCTCCCTGTACAAAATAAGAGACCATGAAATCAGGAACTGGTGGGAACAATTTAAAGCTTTCTAATTAATTCAGAAAATTAAAATGTTGGCTTACCTCAATTTCAGCACGTGGAGTAAGGGCTGAGACTGAATCAATGCAAATGAGATCTACGGCACCTGATCTACACATCCGGTCTGCGACTGAGATAGACAAAAGTTTGGTTGACAGTACAAACTCTAGTAAGACCACCATGATTATTGACAAGGTTGCTAGCacaaaaaactgaaaaatcatTTCTAATGGTGTAAACAAGGAAAAGTTGTTACTTTCTAGAGCCATCTCTCCATTATCAGGCTGGCAGACGATCAAATTCTCTACATCTACTCCAAGTGCTTTGGAGTATGCAGGATCAAAAGCATGCTCAGCATCAACAAGCATTGCATTGCCTCCTAGCTTCTGCATAAcaaaatttaacattttataatCTGTCTCCTTTTACATGAGAACATTTTCAGTAATAAGCCTAAGGCAAGTGGTTTCAGTGGATTGGTCACAATAATAAAGCTCCAATGGATGCTGGAAAGGATTCTAAGTTTGCTTTCTAGACTTCCATATTGTCCATTATTTTCTTTCACTTCATCTGTAAGATAGAAGCATATGACTTCCTTTTTCATCCAAATAATCAAATGCCCCCTCCCTTCCAAGTGCAGCCCCATGCCTATAGAAGTTCCAAGCTGATGAGTAGAATAAACCAAACACATACTGCACCTGTACTTCTGCAATAGCATGGAGAGCTAAGGTAGTCTTTCCACTACTTTCGGGCCCATATATctgtaaagaaaaatatgaggaAAGCAATTAGATAACAAATTGTAGCAACCTTGTTAATATTCCACATGCTCATATCAGTTGAGAAGTTCAGGATGTGGACAAACATCAGAATCAAATACACCCAGCCTATTAATGAAATAAGTAAATTTCTAACACACTCACTCTATTAACAGGTCAATATAACTGTTCTATTCATCTTCATGTAAGAGTGAGTCCACTATGTGtaatcaaaaccaaaaattaGTAATAACTAAGCAGCCAAGCATTTGAAACCAAATAGATGGCGAATAACCAGTAATAACTAATGCATACTGAAAATACaaatgaaaaagagagaaatttaAACCTCAACAATTCTGCCTTTGGGAATGCCACCACCTAAAGCAAAGTCTAGCGTCAAGCAGCCACTCGGAAAAGTTTCACTGCATAAAGAAGCAGATGCACAAGTGCTTGTAAGACTGATAtagtctaacaatgatcaaaATTTTGGGCAGaatatttttctcctctttcATTTTCTGCTTCTTTTCCCCAAAATATTTCATGTTTGTTTCGACATGGTTCCTGTGTAGAAagtaaatataactttttttgaaTTCAGTAAAAAATTACATACACCAGAGCTCCGCCGGCACTACCCAATCTAGTAACGCTTCCTTTGCCAAACGAGCTGTTTATATCGTTCATTGCAGCATCCAATGCTTTTTGCTGAAGCAGGAGGAGTTAGGGAAGTCAGTCACATGGAATTCTTCAGTAAAGCAACATACAGAACTATAAATACACACatatgtagagagagaaagagatacCCGGTCGAGAATCCGAGCGTCAGAATCAGGAGAGAAAGCGCCATTGATTTTATGGTCAAATTCCGAACGAACCCTGATTCCACATGCTGAAAATTGAGGGCGAGATACTTTCTGGTAGAATTTTACTGAAGTTGAGTAGCTTAGAGATTTGTGACCAATTTTGGAGCCAAATAACTGAGCTTTCACTGGGAAAGTTAACTCCATTGAAGTTTCTAGTCTAAGCTTAAAAGCTCCGTTCTCTTGGACTACAAAGTTCAAGCGGAttgaaaaatattactataCTTAAGCTCAGTTCTCCTTGCTGAAGAAGGAGCTTAGGCTATGCTGTCGCCGGAGTTCCATGGCGCCATTGTCGACGTTGTTTAGATATTTTCTGTTTTGAAGCCCAAAACATAAACGTGGGCCTATTCTTAAGGCCCAAACCATATACATGGGCCTATGCTTAAGGTCCAAACCATATACATGGGCCTATTCTTAAAGCCCAACTAATGTATCTTGCAGACTGAAGCCCAGCACTATTGAAGCTCATTTTAGGAGTCCATCGTGCATGTATGTTTATTGGATCGCTGGTTAATGTTTAGACTTTAGTCATCATTTACATTTACCATGTAATTATACAGATAACACTAagtaagtttaattttttttaaccataTGGATAGTTTTTCAGTTTGTTTGTTAATATTTATTCATCATTTAAAATGTACTAATTGAGAAGAAGTAACTATTTTTAAGGTGAAAATAACATTTAGGCAAAACTCAAACAATAAcgtcttaaaataataataaaagattatttcaaTCATGAGACATCTTCGAatttcaacaatatcaaatcagaACTATtcacttaaaaatatattttgtggtTGCTATTATTGGTCTCATTactcataatatatattcaagctactaaatatattacataattataatatatgttcCGTCTGCGTGTTTATGTATATACCTGTCAAATTGAAAGTGTCATATCTTGGAGCACACGGGAGAGTTTGACTTTGAAATATGCAAGAGAATCAACCTAATCTCAACAACAAATGGAGAATGAATtaggaaagaaaatagaaaaaaaatccaaaaatcacAGTCTCAAGCAAATATGTTTGAATTACCTAAAAGTGCcaaatatcaatattatatatCGTAATTAGTTGAGGTGGatctaaattttgaattttaagatAGAAATCTCATGTACTAGTAATTTGAgttcaaatttaatatttatacaaatttagtgaaattttctaaatatatttattagatttaaaatcaaaattattgagTTCTATTGAACCAGTATATTGATGTCTATAAATTTGAGAAAGCTTCAAAGAAATTAAAGGAGAGTCATGAAAGTTTGAAAAGAAACATGTTTGCATACTAGTAGGGTATCAAGAAAAAATGTTGTTTTCATCCGATTAATATGGGAGTTTGGTAATAAGTTCCTTTCATTTGGGGATTATATAATACCTTCCCAATtggaaaaagtaataaaaaaaaaacagattctCAGTTAGACTTTTAGCTCTCTATATAATAATCCAACCTAATTAATCCCATtccatattttaatcattttctttCGTACTATgtatatttcttatattattattatgataataaCAGTTGTTGGattaatatgtatataataatgtTGCAATTGTTTGGTTGGACTTATTTCTTaagtgattaaaaaaaatgaaaactatcATATGGTGAAACTCGTGTGCAAGTGAAAGCGAAAGAGACTAGCTAGTTTGATTTTCTACGATTGAATAcgtctttaatttaatttgctcaaaatattatattattaaaatgtagtATATAGGCGGCTAAAGGGTAACACTAATTATTGTTAAACGGTCGAtgcaataacaataataataaattttagtgTAATTTATAGATAGGATTTAGAAAAAAGTAGACGTACAAAAACTTTATCCACCAACATCCagtattttcttaaaaaaacattAGCAAGCACTTTTAAGTACCATTTAATTACCACCATAGACTAATATATTAGTTGAATTTACTTAAATTTAGAGAACTTGCTAATGGCTATAGTAACTTTTGTAATTAATGTGTGAGTGTGAACATAAAATATACTCTGTAATTAGTAGTTTACGTGTGGGATCTGTAGGCAAACAGGGaattaaagatgaaattaagTCAGCAAATCTTGCTGAGCAAAGAAGGATTTGAgtgttttattttcttgattgtcTTTCTTACCTGTAATTAGCTATGAGATGAAAGTGATAGTTAGATTAATAActcataatttttatgataGTTACATTAATTACTCGTaaatttttgtgaaacaaaattgACTATTCTTAATCAATCTTCTTGTTTTCTGGCGTTtgacattaaaatatatttatttgatttcacATATTTTTCTATAGTACctgtatttttaattagaaagtAGTTAAGTAATTTTCATTTCTAATATTATTAGGTGGAGatacttaattttaatttattttcatatccTTTTGATTACCCCATGTGCCACATTTATGGATTATTAAGAGTATGTATGTAAAATTGATGTATTGCTCTTGTCATCttcaatgaaaaataatacaattgaCTTGTAtagttgtatatatatgattttattttgtttttgaaaaagaaaatttatttcatttaaagaATTGTACTAAAGGAAGGGTCGGCAGCTAAGAGTTTTCAAAAATGATTGGTTATTTACATTGTTTATTGATTAGACATTCCAAAGGAAATATCATGAGGAGAAAGTCAAACCTTcacaaaatttaattgatttctaCTATTCCAAAGATTATAAAACAGCTCCCTTAGCTTATTAAGGGTTTTTACTAATAATTTCaacgaaaaaaaattatatattagatGAAGTGATATTTTAATGCTCTAAACatacttttttagaaaaataatgtgCATTTGGCTCAAAATTGATATTATAtcatgttaaaaaatattttagaattgtTTTTGCTAACGTTTAATTGGTATTGACATCAATATTTCTTATTTACGGTATGAGGTTTGACTAATAGTCTTTTGAACGTTAATTAATTTACTATCTTATAAATTTGACTTAAAGCAGACAATAATATAGTATCACAATAACAACGTTTTTGTTGATTATATGGAAGTTCAAAATGAAAGTAATTAtaggataaaaaataattaatgatctTTTTTTGGGGGTTTGCTTTTTACAGACAGGAGTGCCTCCTAATTAAGAATATGGATATTATGATACAATGAATGTTATGTGTAACTAAATTAAGCTTATCCAAGTTTCATCTTTAGagtctttctatttttcttgtcaAATATGATGATTCCACTTTACAATACGCAATTCCAAAAAAATGGGTATATATTTTTGGACAAAAAGAAGATCCTATATTTGGTGTATACAGTATACCTTTCACTTCATGTCCAAGAATTAGGCATGCGTATCTATGATACAATGCATGAAGCacaaatgaaataaattcaAATGCATGAACAATAACTGAATATTGTTTTGGGGACCCCGATGTTCTAAGAAACTACAATTATCCCCCAAagttaactttaatttaattaaaccaGTTGTTATAGTCATTTTTGCCATTTCATATGTAAGaaatctttttataaaaaaagttatttaatttgGGGATGGACATTGTCAGAGAATATACACTCTAAgcaaatataaatttgaaatgatACACTAACTAATTATTATGgtgatttatttgtatatttactCTTTTCATATGTCgatattactttaaaaaaaaacagcGCAAGGACAAGATGGAGATAAATGCAACAAAAAAACGACGATGATATGGAGAATTCCAATCTATCTAGGAGACAATTCTATACATTAACCACTAGGAAAGTATCATTATTGGAATTACATGCATACATGTATTGGAAATTAATCTAGCTagtatagttatatatatattctaagaTTACAATATAATACTAGCAACTAAAACAAGAACTTGCCATATATAATATCACACATCTAAGTAGaatattttctctcaaaaatCAATAATTGTTCCACATTGTAGGATATCCCACCTCAGATAAAAAGCTAGTTTCAGAACTTCCTTCACCAAAGCTAGGTGAATTTCCTCCTTTTATATTTTGGGCAGGATTGataatattgttgttattgctaTTACCTTCcataataatattattcttGGTACTCAAATGACTTAAAACAGCTTTAATTACTTTGTTATCACACGTAGAGGATGTTGCAGTGGCATTTAGGTAATTTCCAATATCAGCTGGAAAACCACCGTATGCGGTAGATCCGATGGCGGTTGTGGCGGAGGGGAGGTGGTGGCTATGGGAAGTGAAAGTTTGGTTAGGGGTGAAAATGGAGAAGCAGGGCACTTGCTcataatataattcattcatattattgttgttaGGGTTTGTTTGGTCGAAAGTAATGTAAGGATCCATTAATGGTGGTAGAGATGAACAACTTATTGTATCGTTATCGTAGTATAGGTTGTTGCTTCCAATTTCTTGCTTGGTACCAAGTAATTCCTTCTTCTTGTGAAATACTCGGCATAATACCCAATCCTCCTGTTAAAAAAAGATTCAACTTTTATACGCtgacaatataatataataataatcattgTACTATACTACACTATTAAtgtaaatgaattaaaataattgagagaaaaaagttccatatatatgaatgaattttaATAATATCCATGATCACCAAgtaattgattctttatgagaaaaaaatgtttatttttctgaAATAACGTGACGTGGTCAAGGACAAGGGGATTAGGTAATTAGGTTGTGTTGttatctaaataaataataattgagaAATGGAATTTATTCTGATTAAACATAGATTACGAAAGAATCATGAGATATTGTTCTTATCATTGTAGCACTGATTAGTAACATATTATATCACAATAATTGTGCTAGATATGTCTCAcaaaatttgacataatttaATAATAGTATATGAATTGGTTTACAAATCTTTCAAGGATTTCAAGGAATCAAATTCATTAATCAAATTAGAACAATAATGTTCTATTGTATTTCCTAGCTACTACCTAttctatatataatttgaattaacCTTTAAAGTTTATACCTAGTCAAAgatattcttcaaatttcacATAAGATTAcgctatatttattattattactattattattgtatttagtgaatatgTAATTCCTAAAAGTGAAATGACTTAAGGTAGTAGTTGTAAGTTGGTCAACTACCAATACagtttttaaaagataaaatagttCACATATTTGTCATAACTCATAAAACCATATTCTTAAAATGATAGAGGAAACTTCCAATGATGTTTACAGTTGAATATAGAATAAGATTCCAAGAAGAACTTAACCGCATTTATAGCGATTGGATTAATCAATTACTATATTATAAGTAGGCCAAGAGAAAAGGATAATTTAGATAATTAAGCCAAAAGTTCATTATCATGGGccataaatatatatgaacTGTCATTTATTATGTACAGCCACATACTTGTATTTTTCATAACGACAAATTAAATTCATGCTTATTTCacaatttctcaaataattttttcttttaaaaaagaaatatgaatgGACAGTTCTCTCAAATGAAAACTACTTTTatctactttatttattttatagttttatgatattttttttcataatataataattaatgaacTTTTTATGGACCTAAATGCTTCAAAACTCGTCATATTTATCGGCAAAAGTAAATGACAGTATGACCAAAGAAGAACTAgtttaccttctttttttttacatatacaatttttttgtttaatatatatagaattttatgcatgtattatatgatatatatataatattctcAAAGCATATATACTCCAAAGTAAA contains these protein-coding regions:
- the LOC107024568 gene encoding NAC domain-containing protein 21/22, whose amino-acid sequence is MSNNNSLSMVESKLPPGFRFHPRDEELICDYLMKKVDQQSEYQQQYPLLIEVDLNKSEPWEIPEVACVGGKEWYFYSQRDRKYATGLRTNRATVSGYWKATGKDRAIIRKGSLVGMRKTLVFYQGRAPKGRKSDWVMHEFRLEPPIRPQISSLKEDWVLCRVFHKKKELLGTKQEIGSNNLYYDNDTISCSSLPPLMDPYITFDQTNPNNNNMNELYYEQVPCFSIFTPNQTFTSHSHHLPSATTAIGSTAYGGFPADIGNYLNATATSSTCDNKVIKAVLSHLSTKNNIIMEGNSNNNNIINPAQNIKGGNSPSFGEGSSETSFLSEVGYPTMWNNY
- the LOC107025835 gene encoding DNA repair protein recA homolog 1, chloroplastic; its protein translation is MELTFPVKAQLFGSKIGHKSLSYSTSVKFYQKVSRPQFSACGIRVRSEFDHKINGAFSPDSDARILDRQKALDAAMNDINSSFGKGSVTRLGSAGGALVETFPSGCLTLDFALGGGIPKGRIVEIYGPESSGKTTLALHAIAEVQKLGGNAMLVDAEHAFDPAYSKALGVDVENLIVCQPDNGEMALEIADRMCRSGAVDLICIDSVSALTPRAEIEGEIGMQQMGLQARLMSQALRKMSGNASKAGCTLIFLNQIRYKIGVYYGNPEVTSGGIALKFFASVRLEIRSTGKIKSAKGDEEVGIKVRVRVQKSKVSRPYKQAEFEIMFGEGVSKLGCVLDCAELIEVVAKKGSWYNYGEHRLGQGREKALQYLRENPLLSEEIEKMVRSSVLETNGFLGSSSLKHPLPQLLEEDALQEMQ